The Desulfovibrio sp. TomC genomic sequence GGCTGTTAAAGGCGGCCGACTGTTTTCTGATGCCCAGCCACTACGAGAGCTTCGGCCAGGTGGCGGTGGAGGCCATGGCCAGCGGTCTGCCGGTGGTGGCCTACGATCTGCCGATTTATAGAGAGATTTTCCCCACCGGCATGGTCAAGACCGAGCTTGAGGACGAAGCGACCTTTGCCGCCGAAGTGTTGGCCCTGCTGGACGATCCGGCCCGCCGGGAACGCGCCGTGGCCGAGGCCCGGGAGCGCGCCGCCACCTTTGACTGGGCCGCCATTGCCGAGCGCGAAATGGGGTTTGTGACCGGGCGCTAAGACCTCACTCGTCCCGCAGCACGCTTAACACCTCGACATTGGCCGCCTGCCAGGCCGGGTAGGCGCCGGCCAGGATGCCGAGCATGGCCGAGCCGGCCAGCGCGCCGCCGATCAGGAGCGGGTTAAAGACGCTCGGGAACTCACCCAGCTTATAGACCACCAGCAGCACGGCCAGGGCTGCGGCCGTGCCGGCGGCTCCGCCGACCGTGGCCATCAGGCCGGATTCGATGAGAAACTGGCGGATGATGTCCCCGCGTCTGGCCCCGACCGCCCGCCGGATGCCGATTTCCAGCCGTCTGGACCGCACCAGCAGGATCATGATCGACAGGATGCCAAGGCCGCCGATGCCAAAAGACAGCGAGGAGCTGATAAACCCGAGCGTCTGCACCAGATCGAGGGCCTGCTGCTTGAGGTTCATGGTGTCTTTGCCGGTCAGCACCTTGAAGTCGTCAGCCTGTCCCTTGTCGGTCTTGATCTCGTGGCGCCGCCGCAGGATGCTGGCCGCAGCCTCCCGGGCGGCGTCGAAATCCGCGCCGTCGGCCAGCCGCAGATACACGCCATGGATGTAGTTCTTGTTGGACATGCGCCGCATGTAGGTGGAAAGCGGCACGAAGACCTGTTCGTCCTGGTTGGCCCCGGAGATGTCCGAGCCTTTTTCCTCCATGACGCCGACCACCTGGAGTCTGGCCCGGAAAATAAACACCGACTGGCCAACGGCAGCCTCGGCCGACCCGAACAGCCGGGTGGCGATGGCCGGCCCCAAGGCGCAGACCAGATCCTTGGCATCCTCTTCAGACTGGTCGAAAAAACGGCCGTATTGAGGGATGTTGCCCCGGATGGCCGGATAGGCCGGCCAGGTGGCCACCACCTGGCACATGATTTTTTTGTTGGCCGACCGGATGGGCATGGGAAAGCTCAGAAAGGGCACGCCGTCCACGGCTGACGGCAGGCCGCGCAGCAGGGCGATGGCATCGGGGAGCTTCAAGTTGGTATTGCCGGCATCCGGGCGGATGTCGCCCCGGCGAAAGCGGATGTTGCCGGTCATGGCCATGAGCAGGTTGGGGCCGAGTTTTTCCGTTTCTTCGACGGCCTTTTGTTCCATGGCCAGGGAAATATGCAGCACGCCGGTCAGGGCGAATGCCCCCAGAAAGACGCCCAGCATGGCCAGCACGGTGCGCATCTTGTGGGTGGCCAGGGATTTGAGCGCAATGCGAAGGCTGAAAAGCACGGGAGCTGCCTAGCCCGTTGAGGAAGTCTTGGGCGCATCCTCGGCAAACGGTTCGGTGCCCCAGGGGAACAGTTCTTTGGCCCGGCCCACGGCATAGAGTTCCACGTCCCGGTGCCAGGTGCGAAACATCGTGACGATGTCGTGCCCGAGCGGGGTCAGGCGAAAACCTTTTTTCGGCCCGGAGCGCTCGACCAACGGCTGTCCGATCACGGTTTCGGTCTGCTTCATGCGCCCCCAGGCGGCGCGGTAGGACATGCCCATGGCTGCTGCGGCCTTGTTAAGCGACCCAAGTTCCTCGACCAGCTCCAGAAGCTGAATTCTGCCCAGGCCAAGCATCATGCCGTCGCCGGTTTCAAGCCATAAATGCAGCCGTTGTACGGCCCTGATGTCGCGCATTGCCCCTCCATTGCAGAAAGCCCCTGGCGTCCTGCTGCCGATGTCTTATCCTTTGCGGGCCGAAAATGCCAAGGGGGGAGTTGACCCTGGTTCCGGCGTCCCGTATCGCCAGACGCCGTGCTCACGGACGTGGAGGGTTGATGGAAAAAAAGGACGGACTGTTGGCCGCCGGGGTGGGTTTCCGCGAAATCTGGTCCCTGGCCTGGCCGCAGATCCTCATGATGTTTTTGACGTTTCTTATCGGTTTCGTGGACGTTTATGTCGGCGGACGCATTGATCGGGAGACCCAGGCGGCCATCGGCGTCCTGGCCCAGGCCATGTTTTTTTTCCAGGTATTGGCCGCCGCCGTGGCCAACGGGGCCGTGGCGGCGGTAAGCCAGTCCGAGGGCGCGGGCCGTTTTGCCCGGGCCAATCGCTATGTCTGGCTGTGTCTCTTGGCCGGCGTGGCTGCCTCGCTGGCTATTTTGGTTGGCGGGATGCTCACCCGCGACTTGTTTTTGCGCCTGCTCCAGGTGCCGGAGCCGATCCGGCCGACCGCCCGGTATTTTTTGACCGTGCTGCTGCTTTTACTGCCCATCCAGTCGTTTTTCATCATTGCCAATGCCCTGTTTCGGGCGCGCCGGATGGTCATGGTGCCGCTTTTCGCCTGGGGTCTGGCGGCCATCCTCAATGGTGCCGGTGACTTCGGATTCGGCCTGGGGATGTTCGGGTGGCCGGACTACGGCTATGCCGGGGTGGCCTGGAGCACCTTTGTCTCGGTCACGGCTGGAATGATTTTTAATTTCCTGGCCTTGTTGCGGCTGGGGATGCTTTCGCGCCGGGAGTTCCCGCCCTGGCGCTGGGTGCGTTGCGCCAGTTCCTATCTGCTCAAGGTAGCCTGGCCGTCGGGCCTGATGCAGGTGGTGTGGCACACGGGCTATCTGGTGCTCTTTGCCATCACCGGCTCCCTGCCGACCGGAAGCGTGGCTGCCCTGGCCGGCATGTCGGCCGGCATGCGTCTGGAATCGATCCTGTTTTTGCCGCCCATGGCCTTTAATTTCACGGCCTCGATTCTGGTCGGCAACCTGATCGGGGCCGGCCGGCCGGACGATGCCCGGCGCGTGGGCTATCGCATCGCCGTGGCCGGAGTGGCGGCGGTCTCGCTGCTGGGACTGGCCCTGTGGCCGTTTTTGCCCGAGGCCGCGGCCTTTCTGTCGCCGGACCCGGCCGTGGCGGCCGAGGCGGTTTCGTATTTGCGATATAACGTGGCGGCCATTCCCTTTACCGTGGCCGGCCTTATACTCATCGGGGCCATGACCGGGGCCGGGGCGACGCTGTACACCATGTTCGTCACCGGCGGTTCCATCTGGCTCGTGCGGTTGCCGTTGGCCCTGTATCTGGGGCATAGGCTCTTTGGACGGGCCGAAGGCGTGTGGATTTCCATGTTCGTTTCCCAGGCCGCGCAGGCGATGGTGTGCCTTGGGGTATACCGTTTCGCTGATTGGGCGCGTTTCGGCATGGGTGGCGGCAAGACGAGGAAGTGAGATGCGAGACGGATTTGAAGCGATTTCGCTCGCCCGGCGCGACGAATATCTGGAACGGCTGGCCAAGTGCCCGCAGAAGGTGTCGGACTACAGTTTTGGCAACCTGTGGGGGTGGGCTGAGGAATACGGCCTGACGTGGCGGTTTGGTGAAAGTCATGTCTGGATTTTGCAAACCAAACCCTATGAGGTCTTCTGGGCGCCGGTTGGGCCGTGGTCCGACGTGGACTGGAGCGCCTGTCCGTGTCTGGCCCAGGGCCTGGATTTCATCCGGGTGCCGGAACGGCTGTGCGAGATCCTCTCCGAGGCCATGCCGGACCGGGTTTCCACCGAAGAAGCCCGGGACCATGACGACTACGTCTACAGCGTGCCGGAACTGGTGGAACTGCGCGGCAACAAGTTCCACAAGAAAAAGAATCTGCTCAGCCAGTTTCAGCGGACCTATGACTATGAATACAAGGCGTTGACCCCGGACTGCGTGGAAGAGACCCTGGAGTTGCAGCGCCAGTGGTTTGCCTGGCGCGATCCTTTAGACTCCGGGGCGCTTTTGGCCGAGAATCAGGCCATCGTGCGGGTGCTCCAGAGTTGGGACCGGATGCCGGGCCTGGTTGGCGGGGCCATCCGGGTGGACGGCGAGATGATCGCCTACACCGTGGCCGAGGCGCTCACCCCGGAAATGCTGGTCATCCACTTCGAAAAGGGCCGGCCCGGTTTCAAGGGCGTCTATCAGGCGATTAACCAGATGTTT encodes the following:
- a CDS encoding ABC transporter permease translates to MLFSLRIALKSLATHKMRTVLAMLGVFLGAFALTGVLHISLAMEQKAVEETEKLGPNLLMAMTGNIRFRRGDIRPDAGNTNLKLPDAIALLRGLPSAVDGVPFLSFPMPIRSANKKIMCQVVATWPAYPAIRGNIPQYGRFFDQSEEDAKDLVCALGPAIATRLFGSAEAAVGQSVFIFRARLQVVGVMEEKGSDISGANQDEQVFVPLSTYMRRMSNKNYIHGVYLRLADGADFDAAREAAASILRRRHEIKTDKGQADDFKVLTGKDTMNLKQQALDLVQTLGFISSSLSFGIGGLGILSIMILLVRSRRLEIGIRRAVGARRGDIIRQFLIESGLMATVGGAAGTAAALAVLLVVYKLGEFPSVFNPLLIGGALAGSAMLGILAGAYPAWQAANVEVLSVLRDE
- a CDS encoding winged helix-turn-helix domain-containing protein, with translation MRDIRAVQRLHLWLETGDGMMLGLGRIQLLELVEELGSLNKAAAAMGMSYRAAWGRMKQTETVIGQPLVERSGPKKGFRLTPLGHDIVTMFRTWHRDVELYAVGRAKELFPWGTEPFAEDAPKTSSTG
- a CDS encoding MATE family efflux transporter, whose translation is MEKKDGLLAAGVGFREIWSLAWPQILMMFLTFLIGFVDVYVGGRIDRETQAAIGVLAQAMFFFQVLAAAVANGAVAAVSQSEGAGRFARANRYVWLCLLAGVAASLAILVGGMLTRDLFLRLLQVPEPIRPTARYFLTVLLLLLPIQSFFIIANALFRARRMVMVPLFAWGLAAILNGAGDFGFGLGMFGWPDYGYAGVAWSTFVSVTAGMIFNFLALLRLGMLSRREFPPWRWVRCASSYLLKVAWPSGLMQVVWHTGYLVLFAITGSLPTGSVAALAGMSAGMRLESILFLPPMAFNFTASILVGNLIGAGRPDDARRVGYRIAVAGVAAVSLLGLALWPFLPEAAAFLSPDPAVAAEAVSYLRYNVAAIPFTVAGLILIGAMTGAGATLYTMFVTGGSIWLVRLPLALYLGHRLFGRAEGVWISMFVSQAAQAMVCLGVYRFADWARFGMGGGKTRK
- a CDS encoding DUF2156 domain-containing protein; amino-acid sequence: MRDGFEAISLARRDEYLERLAKCPQKVSDYSFGNLWGWAEEYGLTWRFGESHVWILQTKPYEVFWAPVGPWSDVDWSACPCLAQGLDFIRVPERLCEILSEAMPDRVSTEEARDHDDYVYSVPELVELRGNKFHKKKNLLSQFQRTYDYEYKALTPDCVEETLELQRQWFAWRDPLDSGALLAENQAIVRVLQSWDRMPGLVGGAIRVDGEMIAYTVAEALTPEMLVIHFEKGRPGFKGVYQAINQMFLADSGQPYALVNREQDLGDEGLRKAKLSYNPCMYLKKCKVSVAAAG